In Pelmatolapia mariae isolate MD_Pm_ZW linkage group LG13, Pm_UMD_F_2, whole genome shotgun sequence, a genomic segment contains:
- the sfxn4 gene encoding sideroflexin-4, with protein MDPNLLYWKAEGQSFLRRLKIWVNLLNPTLLLSSDPEIQKAHSLLGSGEKLNEKDEAALTISLSSVHPDSGAALPLIFRPPALFPISGPLVVASLLPHSTVKPALFWQFLLQSYSAGFNYANRNSSSEQHQGYNISLKQLLLITGTVSYTTCAGALPQIFINRLGLRSSAVQTFFRSILPIPLSATLAFFNVLTVRSEESETGIQVFDHNGNPVGMSKAAGEKAVWETALSRAALFGMTAAVPNLLVLLMKRVRPFQRNSLLVAPFRHISTALVLGLMIPVSFSLFPQLGTIKREQLEEELQAAALGRHLFYHRGL; from the exons ATGGATCCTAATCTGTTGTACTGGAAAGCAGAGGGACAG TCTTTCCTCCGTCGACTCAAGATCTGGGTTAATCTCCTTAATCCAACCCTCCTGCTCTCCTCTGAC CCTGAGATACAAAAGGCTCACTCTCTCCTTGGAAGCggagaaaaattaaatgaaaag GATGAAGCTGCACTGACCATCTCACTT TCATCTGTCCACCCTGATTCTGGGGCTGCTCTTCCACTAATTTTTCGGCCACCAG CATTGTTTCCTATATCAGGACCTTTG GTTGTTGCCAGTCTTTTGCCACACAGCACTGTGAAACCTGCTCTGTTTTGGCAG TTTCTGCTGCAGAGTTACAGTGCTGGGTTCAATTATGCAAACAGAAATTCTTCATCAGAGCAG CACCAGGGGTACAACATTTCTCTGAAGCAGCTTCTGTTGATCACTGGTACAGTCTCCTATACAACATGTGCAGGG GCCCTCCCTCAGATTTTTATCAACAGACTAGGTTTAAGAAGTTCAGCAGTGCAGACTTTCTTTAGGTCAATATTGCCAATCCCTCTCTCAG CTACTCTGGCCTTCTTCAATGTGTTAACTGTCAGAAGTGAGGAGTCAGAAACTGGCATCCAAGTGTTTGATCACAATGGAAATCCTGTTGGCATGTCCAAAGCAGCAGGTGAAAAg GCTGTATGGGAGACTGCCTTGTCAAGAGCAGCACTGTTCGGTATGACCGCCGCCGTTCCTAATCTGCTGGTGCTACTCATGAAAAG GGTGAGACCTTTCCAGAGGAACTCTCTGCTTGTCGCTCCTTTCCGACACATAAGCACCGCGCTCGTCCTTGGCCTGATGATTCCCGTTTCATTCAGTCTCTTTCCACAGCTGGGAACG ATAAAGAGGGAGCAGTTGGAGGAGGAGCTGCAGGCTGCAGCGCTTGGGAGACATTTATTCTACCACAGAGGACTCTGA
- the prdx3 gene encoding thioredoxin-dependent peroxide reductase, mitochondrial, whose amino-acid sequence MAATIGKLLRTSVRVAAGGLKVAAACQHGACGAARVLTAPALQRSCFSTSASRWAPAVTQPAPAFKGTAVHNGEFKDMSLAEFKGKYLVLFFYPLDFTFVCPTEIIAFSDKANEFHDVNCEVVGVSVDSHFTHLAWINTPRKAGGLGNIHIPLLSDLNKQISRDYGVLLDGPGIALRGLFIIDPNGVVKHMSVNDLPVGRCVEETLRLVKAFQFVETHGEVCPASWTPHSPTIKPTPEGSKEYFEKVN is encoded by the exons ATGGCAGCCACCATCGGAAAACTGCTCAGGACCTCT GTGAGGGTTGCAGCAGGAGGGCTGAAAGTCGCAGCAGCCTGTCAGCATGGAGCCTGCGGGGCTGCAAGAGTCCTCACCGCTCCTGCACTCCAGAGATCCTGTTTCTCCACCA GCGCTTCCAGATGGGCCCCTGCTGTCACCCAGCCTGCTCCTGCTTTTAAAGGGACAGCTGTCCACAATGGGGAGTTCAAGGACATGAGCCTCGCTGAGTTCAAGGGCAAATACCTGGTCCTTTTCTTCTACCCACTGGATTT CACATTTGTGTGTCCGACAGAAATCATCGCATTCAGTGACAAGGCCAACGAGTTCCACGATGTCAACTGCGAGGTGGTCGGAGTGTCTGTGGACTCTCACTTCACCCACCTGGCATGGATCAACACGCCACGAAAG gCTGGAGGCTTGGGAAATATCCACATCCCTCTGCTCTCAGATCTTAACAAGCAGATCTCCAGAGACTATGGTGTGCTGCTGGATGGTCCAGGAATTGCTCTGAG GGGACTCTTCATCATTGATCCAAATGGCGTAGTGAAGCACATGAGTGTGAATGACTTGCCGGTGGGTCGCTGCGTTGAAGAGACCCTTCGTCTGGTGAAGGCCTTCCAGTTTGTAGAGACTCACGGGGAGGTGTGTCCGGCCAGCTGGACCCCTCACTCCCCAACA attaaACCAACACCAGAAGGATCCAAGGAGTACTTTGAAAAAGTCAACTGA